The following coding sequences are from one Myxococcales bacterium window:
- a CDS encoding sterol desaturase family protein, producing MSWTLLSPLLIVVAALVLIGLERLLPYEPRQRLFRPEFWSDLLLYTFAQSYVLGLVINQLILWIDDASGMSRWHVVTDWPVGLQFLFFFVTHDLYIYVFHRLQHRVPVLWRLHEAHHSTTDVDWLSGSRSHALEILVNQTIEFAPIVLLGAHPDVALMKGTLDAVWGMYIHSNINVRAGWLQFVLNGPEMHRWHHAKEVEDGHLNYATKLALWDWLFGTAYLPRHKPAAYGMYGYDVPPGYLAQFVFAFRPFSRPLSPRSSLRKAS from the coding sequence ATGTCCTGGACGCTCCTTTCCCCGCTGCTCATCGTCGTCGCGGCGCTGGTGCTGATCGGGCTCGAGCGGCTTTTGCCCTACGAGCCCCGTCAGAGGCTGTTTCGCCCCGAGTTCTGGAGCGACCTCTTGCTCTACACCTTCGCGCAGAGCTACGTGCTGGGGCTCGTCATCAACCAGTTGATCCTCTGGATCGATGACGCAAGCGGTATGTCCCGCTGGCACGTCGTGACCGACTGGCCCGTGGGGCTGCAATTTCTGTTCTTCTTCGTCACGCACGATCTCTACATCTACGTTTTTCACCGCCTACAGCACCGGGTGCCCGTGCTCTGGCGCCTTCACGAGGCGCACCACAGCACAACCGACGTCGACTGGCTCTCGGGCTCGCGCTCTCACGCCCTCGAGATCTTGGTGAACCAGACCATCGAGTTCGCGCCGATCGTGCTCCTGGGCGCTCATCCCGACGTTGCGCTGATGAAGGGCACGCTGGACGCGGTGTGGGGCATGTACATCCACAGCAACATCAACGTGCGGGCCGGTTGGTTGCAGTTCGTGCTGAACGGCCCCGAGATGCATCGGTGGCATCACGCCAAGGAGGTCGAAGACGGCCACCTGAACTACGCAACCAAGCTGGCGCTGTGGGACTGGCTCTTCGGCACGGCTTATTTGCCGCGCCACAAGCCCGCCGCCTACGGGATGTACGGTTACGACGTACCTCCCGGCTACCTGGCGCAGTTCGTCTTCGCGTTTCGCCCCTTCTCTCGCCCCTTGTCACCGCGTTCGAGCCTGCGCAAAGCTTCATAG
- a CDS encoding 3-deoxy-D-manno-octulosonate 8-phosphate phosphatase: MVSPATLLTPAELRARAARITVVLTDCDGVLTDGGVYYGPGGEALLRFNRRDGLGVERLRQAGLASAIVTREASPLVELRAAKLEVRLFSGVKDKLHLLPVILDELEATADGVAYIGDDLNDLPLLQEVAKHGLTAAPADAAAPLKPAVHLVTQALGGQGAFREFSEWILSLKGASV; the protein is encoded by the coding sequence ATGGTGAGCCCCGCCACGTTGCTGACCCCCGCCGAGCTCCGCGCGCGAGCCGCACGCATCACGGTGGTGCTGACCGATTGCGATGGGGTGCTGACCGACGGCGGCGTTTACTATGGCCCCGGCGGCGAGGCGCTCTTGCGCTTCAACCGGCGTGACGGGCTCGGCGTGGAGCGCCTGCGCCAGGCGGGACTCGCCAGCGCGATCGTCACGCGCGAGGCCTCGCCCCTCGTCGAGCTCCGGGCCGCAAAGCTCGAGGTCAGGCTCTTTTCGGGGGTCAAGGACAAGCTGCACCTGCTGCCGGTCATCCTCGACGAACTCGAGGCCACCGCCGACGGCGTCGCTTACATCGGCGACGATCTCAACGATCTGCCCCTTCTTCAGGAAGTGGCCAAACACGGCCTGACGGCAGCACCCGCGGATGCCGCCGCGCCGCTCAAGCCCGCCGTTCACCTGGTGACCCAGGCGCTGGGCGGACAGGGTGCTTTTCGCGAGTTTTCTGAATGGATATTGAGCCTCAAAGGAGCGTCCGTATGA
- a CDS encoding aminotransferase class III-fold pyridoxal phosphate-dependent enzyme gives MADRHPLFPTEPSLPVIARSNALWERATRLIPAGTQTLAKGPSQHVDGVAPKYLVRGEGARVWDADGNSYVDFTMGVGPLVLGYAHKAVDDAIKAQLASGITFSLMHPLEVEVAEQIAALVPGAERVRFSKTGCDVTTAAVRLARAYTGRSKVLCCGYHGWHDWYIATTDRNAGIPEAVGALTHTFAYNDLDSVAEGLDADTACVILEATVFEAPKPGFLEGLRTLCDRAGALLIFDEMWTGFRLSTGGAQARFGVTADLACFSKAVANGMPLSVLTGRAEVMDLLHRDVFFFTTFGGEALSLAAAQATLSVLTREDVPSRLDRLGKQLAERYNALADALDLPFTRCTGFGARTLVSFASTGLAEGAPPLVMKSLVQQELIRHGILWSGFHNLSAAHTEAQLDQLLEAYAQALTVLRTALAHKALDQALHGEPVAPVFRKTSGFHTKPKSPSGLSAKE, from the coding sequence ATGGCTGATCGACACCCCCTGTTTCCCACCGAACCCTCGCTGCCTGTCATCGCACGCTCGAACGCGCTGTGGGAGCGGGCCACCCGGCTCATTCCCGCCGGCACGCAAACCCTTGCCAAGGGGCCGAGCCAACACGTTGACGGCGTGGCACCGAAGTACCTGGTGCGCGGCGAAGGCGCGCGCGTCTGGGACGCGGACGGCAACAGCTACGTGGACTTCACCATGGGCGTGGGACCCTTGGTGCTGGGCTATGCGCACAAGGCCGTCGACGACGCCATCAAGGCCCAGCTGGCTTCGGGGATCACCTTTTCGCTGATGCATCCCCTGGAGGTGGAGGTGGCGGAGCAGATCGCGGCTTTGGTCCCCGGCGCCGAGCGCGTGCGGTTCTCGAAGACGGGCTGCGACGTCACGACCGCGGCCGTTCGTTTGGCCCGCGCGTATACGGGCCGCAGCAAGGTGCTCTGCTGCGGCTACCACGGCTGGCACGACTGGTACATCGCCACCACGGACCGGAACGCGGGCATCCCCGAAGCGGTGGGCGCGCTCACCCACACCTTCGCGTACAACGATCTGGATAGCGTGGCCGAGGGGCTCGACGCAGACACGGCCTGCGTGATCCTGGAGGCCACCGTGTTCGAGGCGCCCAAGCCGGGATTTTTGGAAGGCCTACGGACGCTCTGTGACCGTGCGGGCGCGCTGCTCATCTTCGACGAGATGTGGACGGGCTTCCGGCTTTCCACCGGCGGCGCTCAGGCACGCTTTGGCGTGACGGCCGACCTCGCCTGCTTCTCGAAGGCCGTGGCGAACGGCATGCCACTCTCCGTGCTCACGGGACGCGCCGAGGTCATGGACCTGCTCCACCGCGACGTGTTCTTCTTCACCACGTTCGGCGGTGAGGCGCTCTCCCTGGCAGCCGCGCAGGCGACCTTGTCGGTGCTGACCCGCGAGGATGTACCCAGCCGGCTCGACCGCCTCGGCAAGCAGCTGGCCGAGCGCTACAACGCCCTGGCCGACGCGCTCGACCTTCCGTTTACCCGCTGCACGGGCTTCGGCGCCCGCACGCTGGTGAGTTTCGCCAGCACCGGCCTCGCCGAGGGAGCGCCCCCCCTGGTGATGAAGTCCCTCGTCCAGCAAGAGCTGATTCGGCACGGCATCTTGTGGAGTGGCTTTCACAACCTCAGCGCGGCGCACACGGAAGCCCAGCTGGATCAGCTGCTCGAAGCCTACGCCCAGGCGCTCACCGTGCTGCGGACCGCGCTCGCCCACAAGGCCCTCGATCAGGCGCTTCATGGCGAACCAGTGGCACCCGTGTTCCGGAAAACCAGCGGTTTTCACACCAAACCCAAGAGCCCCTCAGGCTTGTCCGCGAAGGAGTGA
- a CDS encoding SDR family oxidoreductase has protein sequence MARQVYPENARFSLDGRVAIVTGACGLLGQRFCAALAGAGARVVAADLDEEQARTFAAALVEATGADVVGAGLDVAEGRSIEALRVRTLNAFDGIDILVNSAAINDRFDEGAAAEQSRFESYPLALWQSQLDVNLTGSFLTCQILGAEMARRGRGSIVNIGSTYGLVAPDQRLYERPDGTQAFFKSAGYAASKGGVVMLTRFVATYWASRGVRANVICPGGVAQGQASHFVERYATRTPLGRMAEPDEIAGAAVFLASDAASYVTGAVLSVDGGWTAW, from the coding sequence ATGGCAAGACAGGTCTATCCCGAAAACGCGCGTTTTTCCCTCGACGGCCGCGTGGCGATCGTCACCGGCGCCTGCGGCCTTCTGGGTCAGCGGTTTTGTGCGGCTCTCGCCGGAGCGGGCGCCCGCGTGGTAGCCGCCGATCTCGACGAAGAGCAAGCCCGCACCTTCGCGGCGGCCTTGGTCGAAGCCACGGGGGCTGACGTCGTGGGCGCAGGGCTCGACGTGGCCGAAGGCCGCTCGATCGAAGCGCTGCGCGTGCGCACGCTCAACGCCTTCGACGGCATCGATATCTTGGTGAACAGCGCCGCGATCAACGACCGCTTCGACGAAGGCGCGGCGGCCGAGCAATCGCGCTTTGAGTCCTATCCCCTGGCACTCTGGCAATCCCAGCTCGACGTCAACCTCACGGGCAGCTTCCTCACCTGCCAGATCCTGGGGGCCGAAATGGCCCGGCGAGGCCGCGGCAGCATCGTCAACATCGGCTCGACCTACGGCCTGGTGGCGCCCGATCAACGGCTCTATGAGCGGCCCGACGGGACCCAGGCGTTCTTCAAATCGGCCGGTTACGCCGCCAGCAAGGGGGGCGTGGTGATGCTGACCCGCTTCGTGGCCACCTATTGGGCCTCGCGCGGCGTGCGCGCAAACGTCATCTGTCCGGGCGGCGTGGCCCAGGGCCAGGCATCCCATTTCGTCGAACGTTACGCTACGAGAACGCCGCTTGGCCGCATGGCAGAGCCCGATGAGATCGCCGGAGCCGCCGTATTCCTCGCAAGTGATGCGGCTTCGTACGTGACCGGCGCCGTGCTTTCCGTGGACGGAGGCTGGACGGCATGGTGA
- a CDS encoding response regulator, with the protein MVVTESLQGSQGGGGRRPSLSARLLGFARNLQSATTFGQLLDVVQRELWEALGYEHAWMFVSDREPVQTLRLLAATGANTQDVWEHAPVLTVAGDAMLEEMLSTDHPQVIEDARTDARTQKPGGRALDSRTIVNVPLRLLDKPFGALGTGTFGEEGPRVPGPEQLDHLIGMAGQISVAASRILYVDGLARAAREKQELERRLMQAQRLESVGMLAGGIAHDFNNLLTVVLSSASLAKMKMEPDVMPEVESVLAAAERGRGLTRQLLAMSHTQRLSLAPIDLNSRLTQLLELLKRVLPESIALDFVRAERLPLVEGDESQLDQVFMNLCVNARDAMPEGGRLRLETEAVVINGRYARIHPWAKAGRFVLVTVCDSGVGMAPEVVERVFEPFFSTKKERAGTGLGLAVAYGIVRQHGGMIQCASTLGAGTTFKVYLPTLERPVSWVKAEAKKAVPMGGERVLVAEDDAAVRDVAVRILESGGYRVVATESGEAACAAAAIEPFDMVLLDVVMPGLTCAETIERLRTLRPELRFLLASGYTAETNVVALLRDDVHAFLRKPYDPEGLLRAVRRVLDGPAHARLPPS; encoded by the coding sequence ATGGTGGTTACGGAGAGCCTGCAGGGCTCACAAGGGGGTGGGGGCAGAAGGCCGTCTTTGTCGGCGCGGCTCTTGGGCTTTGCGCGCAATCTGCAGAGCGCCACGACGTTTGGGCAGCTGCTCGACGTGGTGCAACGTGAGCTGTGGGAAGCCCTGGGCTACGAACACGCGTGGATGTTCGTGAGCGACCGGGAGCCCGTGCAAACGCTGCGGCTCTTGGCGGCCACGGGCGCCAACACCCAGGACGTCTGGGAGCATGCGCCGGTGCTCACGGTTGCGGGGGATGCGATGCTGGAGGAAATGCTCAGCACCGATCACCCGCAGGTGATCGAAGATGCGCGCACCGACGCGCGCACGCAAAAGCCGGGTGGCCGCGCGCTCGACAGCCGCACGATCGTGAACGTGCCGCTGCGCCTCCTGGACAAGCCCTTCGGGGCGTTGGGCACGGGCACGTTTGGCGAGGAAGGACCCCGGGTGCCGGGCCCCGAGCAGCTGGATCATCTGATCGGCATGGCCGGCCAGATCTCCGTGGCCGCCAGCCGCATCTTGTACGTGGATGGCCTGGCGCGCGCCGCACGGGAGAAGCAAGAGCTCGAGCGGCGTCTGATGCAAGCGCAGCGCTTGGAAAGCGTGGGCATGCTGGCGGGCGGCATCGCTCACGACTTCAACAACCTGCTGACCGTGGTGCTGTCCAGCGCCTCTTTGGCGAAGATGAAGATGGAGCCGGACGTCATGCCCGAGGTGGAGTCGGTGCTGGCGGCCGCAGAGCGGGGGCGAGGGCTGACGCGTCAGCTTCTGGCCATGAGCCACACGCAAAGGCTCTCCCTGGCGCCGATCGACCTCAACTCGCGCCTGACACAGCTCTTGGAGCTGCTCAAGCGGGTGTTGCCGGAGAGCATCGCTCTCGACTTCGTGCGGGCCGAGCGCCTGCCCCTCGTGGAAGGTGACGAGTCGCAGCTGGATCAGGTGTTCATGAACCTCTGCGTGAACGCACGGGACGCGATGCCCGAGGGCGGGCGCCTCAGGCTCGAGACGGAGGCGGTCGTCATCAACGGCCGCTACGCGCGCATTCATCCCTGGGCCAAAGCAGGGCGCTTTGTGCTCGTGACGGTCTGCGATTCGGGCGTGGGCATGGCCCCCGAGGTGGTGGAGCGGGTGTTCGAGCCGTTTTTTAGCACGAAGAAGGAGCGCGCGGGCACCGGCCTGGGGCTGGCTGTGGCTTACGGCATCGTTCGCCAGCACGGCGGCATGATCCAGTGCGCGAGCACCCTCGGCGCGGGGACCACGTTCAAGGTGTATCTGCCCACCCTCGAGCGGCCCGTGAGCTGGGTGAAGGCTGAAGCGAAAAAAGCGGTACCCATGGGGGGCGAGCGGGTGTTGGTGGCGGAAGATGATGCGGCCGTGCGCGACGTGGCGGTGCGCATCCTCGAATCGGGGGGCTACCGGGTGGTGGCCACCGAAAGCGGCGAAGCGGCGTGTGCCGCCGCGGCCATCGAGCCCTTCGACATGGTGCTCCTGGACGTGGTGATGCCCGGGCTCACCTGCGCGGAGACCATCGAGCGCTTGAGGACCCTGCGCCCCGAGCTGCGTTTCCTTCTGGCGAGCGGCTACACCGCAGAGACCAACGTGGTGGCGCTGCTGCGCGACGACGTGCATGCGTTCCTGCGCAAGCCCTACGACCCTGAAGGTCTTCTGCGTGCGGTCAGGCGCGTGTTGGATGGCCCCGCGCACGCCCGCCTGCCACCCTCCTGA
- a CDS encoding N-acetylneuraminate synthase family protein — MDIEPQRSVRMTTRVLKLGDRSVGDNMPVYVIAEIGINHNGDLALAKRLIDGAVLAGADAVKFQKRTPELCVPRDQWELERDTPWGRMTYIAYRRRIEFGMDEYTQIDRHCRERGISWFASCWDEPSVDFIETFSPPCYKAASASLTDHALLVKMQSTGHPLIISTGMSTMKEIEDAVAVLDPENLLIAHSTSAYPCPVEALNLRMIETLKTRFADIPIGYSGHETGLAPTWAAVSMGATFVERHITLDRAMWGTDQAASVEIGGLMRLVSNIRDIERSMGDGVKRVYEAELAMRRKLRRVPSGTEAGAN; from the coding sequence ATGGATATTGAGCCTCAAAGGAGCGTCCGTATGACCACGAGGGTATTGAAGCTGGGTGATCGGTCTGTTGGTGACAACATGCCTGTCTACGTGATCGCCGAGATCGGGATCAATCACAACGGCGACCTGGCGCTGGCCAAGCGCCTCATCGACGGCGCCGTGCTGGCCGGCGCCGACGCCGTGAAGTTCCAAAAACGCACCCCGGAACTGTGTGTGCCGCGCGATCAATGGGAGCTCGAGCGCGACACGCCCTGGGGCCGCATGACGTACATCGCGTACCGCCGCCGCATCGAGTTCGGGATGGACGAATACACCCAGATCGATCGGCACTGCCGCGAGCGCGGCATCTCCTGGTTCGCGTCGTGCTGGGACGAGCCCTCGGTGGACTTCATCGAGACCTTCTCTCCGCCTTGCTACAAGGCGGCATCGGCCTCTCTCACGGATCACGCACTGCTCGTGAAGATGCAGAGCACGGGTCACCCCCTCATCATCTCCACGGGCATGTCGACCATGAAGGAGATCGAAGACGCCGTGGCGGTGCTCGACCCTGAAAACCTCCTCATCGCCCACTCCACGTCGGCATACCCCTGCCCGGTCGAGGCCCTGAACCTCCGCATGATCGAGACCTTGAAGACACGCTTTGCGGACATTCCCATCGGCTACTCGGGACATGAGACGGGGCTGGCTCCCACGTGGGCCGCGGTGTCGATGGGCGCCACCTTCGTGGAACGGCACATCACCCTCGATCGGGCGATGTGGGGCACCGACCAAGCCGCCTCCGTGGAGATCGGCGGCCTCATGCGCCTGGTGTCGAACATCAGGGACATCGAGCGCTCGATGGGCGATGGCGTCAAGCGCGTGTACGAAGCCGAGCTGGCCATGCGCCGCAAGCTGCGCCGGGTCCCGAGCGGCACCGAGGCGGGCGCAAACTGA
- a CDS encoding class I SAM-dependent methyltransferase: MGDETTWWKPFYEDLFGHVQLSPGDWTSRRETEAAMIEARLALQPGSEILDVPSGTGRIANELAARGHRVTGIDFHPRVLDEARKEAQSRGLAVTYQQGDMRALDAREAFDAALCFWGSFGYFDDAHNELFVTAVARALKPGGRFLIDTPAADSLPNSFRPRSWSWVDEKAGLRLLEETAFDPYSSRITTHWTLLGPNLCVERDSTIRLYTVRELDELFRRAGFARIEAYDGHQEGPYTMLSRRLLLVAWKAA; encoded by the coding sequence ATGGGTGACGAGACAACGTGGTGGAAACCGTTCTACGAGGATCTGTTCGGACACGTACAGTTATCCCCGGGGGACTGGACCAGCCGCCGGGAGACCGAGGCCGCCATGATCGAAGCGCGGCTCGCGCTACAGCCCGGGTCCGAGATCTTGGACGTGCCCAGCGGCACCGGACGCATCGCCAACGAACTGGCGGCCCGTGGCCATCGCGTGACGGGCATCGATTTTCACCCACGGGTTCTGGATGAGGCGCGGAAAGAGGCGCAATCCCGCGGACTCGCGGTGACTTACCAGCAAGGTGATATGAGAGCCCTGGACGCGCGCGAGGCCTTCGATGCAGCGCTGTGCTTCTGGGGCAGCTTCGGATACTTCGACGACGCCCACAACGAGCTCTTCGTCACCGCGGTTGCGCGCGCGCTGAAACCGGGCGGGCGGTTCCTGATCGATACGCCCGCCGCTGACTCACTCCCCAACTCTTTTCGGCCCCGGTCGTGGAGCTGGGTCGATGAGAAAGCCGGCCTGCGGCTGCTGGAAGAGACGGCTTTTGATCCGTATAGCAGCCGCATCACGACCCATTGGACGCTGCTTGGGCCGAACCTCTGCGTAGAGCGGGACAGCACCATTCGCCTTTACACCGTTCGCGAATTGGACGAGCTGTTCCGGCGCGCGGGATTCGCCCGGATCGAGGCCTACGATGGGCACCAGGAGGGACCCTACACGATGCTCTCGCGTCGATTGTTGTTGGTGGCCTGGAAAGCCGCCTGA
- a CDS encoding sigma-70 family RNA polymerase sigma factor, translated as MKYDRLCLEDLQQHQRWLKKLATDLTRNAEAAEDLVQDAFLAVLRRPPPAVSPPLDMRAYLAGVVRNLYRMAVRTDVRRERRESLVSPPAAEPAPDLLADRASAAAALLQEVDRLSEPYRSTLLLRYYEGLEPQEIAGRLGLPPATVRKRNQLALDRLRQQLARRGQSDTTAWLRTVFRALVPTTLWPRRARTATAAGTASSQGSWLPLFGTVAALLALVHLLPARFPGGAEASAPEAPARRGALLPSFLDPLPSDEALAEASAERPASSSPLDDPARAPDERCAPLQARIDAAPAGATLKLQAGCLYREKLIVTKPLDLLGAEGAEIRGSDIWTRFTPREGRFVSAATVPPFPDEDRACVVTHRTGVCVGPEQVFRDGQALERVGSDSPPGPGQFALDDERRVILGADPQGHRIEVTTRLGWLSVAAHDVLIDGLRMRHAASPLYALAVINPSKRVTIRNSQLSDAAGACVSLAGEHHRFEHNQVFSCGREALRLEPGFGAYVLGNELHHARLARKPRGWTSGGIALVLHPDARLENNHIHHNGGMGIFSVKGHRLLGLGNRLHDNTGAAFTFLKTNGGLLRANQAWSNGAVALPPEPAVFITSSRNIEIVDNVFAHHAAGVLVGPLRSEVVPASFDTCQDTANNHVHDNVIVAATEEATHIEMSGDPRVANEISPCPTNRIERNRLWPLAAAGTGLPLSRDERDTALRTARIPAL; from the coding sequence ATGAAGTACGACCGGCTCTGCCTCGAGGACCTGCAACAGCACCAACGCTGGCTCAAGAAGCTGGCGACGGACCTGACCCGCAACGCCGAGGCAGCGGAGGACCTCGTCCAAGACGCCTTCTTGGCCGTGCTGCGGCGGCCGCCCCCGGCCGTATCGCCGCCGCTCGATATGCGCGCCTATCTTGCCGGTGTGGTGCGCAACCTGTATCGGATGGCCGTGCGCACGGACGTGCGGCGAGAACGACGCGAGTCCCTGGTGTCGCCCCCCGCGGCAGAGCCCGCCCCTGACCTGCTCGCGGACCGCGCCTCGGCGGCGGCGGCTTTGCTTCAGGAAGTGGATCGCCTGTCAGAGCCCTACCGAAGCACCCTTCTGCTGCGGTACTACGAAGGCCTCGAACCGCAAGAGATCGCGGGAAGGCTGGGCTTGCCTCCAGCCACCGTGCGCAAGCGCAACCAGTTGGCGCTCGATCGGCTGCGTCAACAGCTGGCCCGGCGCGGGCAGAGCGACACCACCGCCTGGCTCCGCACGGTGTTCCGCGCGCTCGTGCCCACGACCCTGTGGCCGCGGCGCGCGCGCACCGCAACCGCCGCAGGTACCGCGTCTTCGCAAGGCAGCTGGCTGCCGCTCTTCGGCACGGTGGCCGCCCTGCTTGCCCTGGTGCACCTCTTGCCCGCCCGGTTTCCCGGCGGCGCCGAGGCCAGCGCGCCGGAGGCTCCTGCCCGCAGGGGCGCCCTGCTGCCCTCGTTCCTCGATCCCCTGCCCTCCGACGAGGCTCTCGCAGAGGCAAGCGCGGAACGCCCTGCCTCGTCCTCCCCCTTAGACGACCCGGCACGCGCCCCCGACGAACGCTGCGCCCCCCTGCAAGCCCGCATCGACGCCGCTCCTGCGGGCGCGACCTTGAAGCTGCAGGCCGGCTGCCTCTACCGCGAAAAACTCATCGTCACGAAGCCCCTCGATCTCCTGGGAGCAGAAGGCGCGGAGATCCGCGGCAGCGACATCTGGACGCGCTTTACGCCCCGGGAGGGCCGCTTCGTCAGCGCCGCCACGGTGCCCCCGTTCCCCGACGAAGACCGCGCATGCGTGGTCACCCACCGCACGGGCGTGTGCGTTGGGCCCGAGCAGGTCTTCCGCGATGGGCAAGCCCTGGAACGGGTGGGCAGCGACAGCCCCCCCGGACCAGGTCAGTTCGCGCTCGACGACGAGCGGCGGGTCATTCTCGGCGCCGATCCGCAGGGACATCGGATCGAGGTCACCACGCGCCTCGGCTGGTTGAGCGTGGCGGCCCACGACGTGCTCATCGACGGCCTGCGCATGCGGCACGCTGCCAGCCCGCTCTACGCGCTGGCCGTCATCAATCCCTCGAAGCGGGTCACGATCAGGAACAGCCAGCTCTCCGACGCCGCGGGCGCCTGCGTGAGCCTGGCGGGTGAGCATCATCGCTTCGAGCACAACCAGGTCTTCTCCTGCGGCCGCGAAGCCTTGCGCCTCGAGCCGGGCTTCGGCGCCTACGTGCTGGGCAACGAGCTTCATCACGCGAGACTCGCCCGCAAGCCCCGTGGATGGACATCGGGAGGCATCGCCCTCGTCCTGCATCCCGACGCCCGACTGGAAAACAACCACATCCACCACAATGGCGGCATGGGCATCTTCAGCGTGAAAGGCCATCGCCTGCTTGGCCTCGGCAACCGCCTCCACGACAACACGGGCGCGGCATTCACCTTCCTGAAAACCAACGGAGGGCTTCTGCGTGCCAATCAGGCTTGGTCGAACGGCGCCGTTGCGCTACCGCCCGAACCCGCCGTGTTCATCACGTCGTCCCGTAACATCGAAATCGTCGATAACGTCTTCGCCCATCATGCCGCGGGCGTTTTGGTCGGGCCCTTGCGCAGCGAGGTCGTGCCCGCAAGCTTCGATACCTGCCAGGACACCGCCAACAACCATGTGCACGACAACGTCATCGTGGCGGCCACGGAAGAGGCCACCCACATCGAGATGTCGGGGGATCCCCGCGTGGCCAACGAGATCAGCCCCTGCCCCACGAACCGCATCGAAAGAAACCGCCTGTGGCCGCTCGCAGCGGCAGGAACCGGCCTACCCCTCTCGCGTGACGAACGAGACACCGCGCTGCGGACGGCACGCATCCCGGCGCTCTGA
- a CDS encoding MFS transporter, translated as MTAPSAPRLAPASPPHPPAFAATALTLGLAAASTGTAIPSLKPLAAHMPSFAGPSGFVVAHVAGGILAAWVLRRDQGHLFRNDRRGLVRVALAGSLLLNLAMTQASSGATLVGLRLLEGICHVAAVSALMASVHGAAALRRKHTAGLGAVLVLGVAAGLGLGGVFVHDGSPTRCFSLAAGLAAVALLTSMKVPSARGQGLTPAPSGFPSGASWAPALVVAAERLAMGLLTVLVPLSAPSPRQAASLLGSLMLTSVAGIPLARRLADRLGAARVVQLGVVILSSALLASGLLHPFFGSGAVVWAVAVGLGAAAVFSGALMQVSEGSEAERLRGMGLVHAFGALGFLMGSSLAGVAAAVTTEATALEGLLALGAPVMWAASLASRRLDRPAPAAA; from the coding sequence ATGACAGCACCCTCTGCGCCGCGGCTTGCCCCCGCAAGCCCGCCCCACCCGCCTGCCTTTGCAGCCACCGCCCTCACGCTGGGGCTGGCCGCCGCGTCGACGGGCACGGCCATCCCCTCGCTCAAGCCACTCGCCGCACACATGCCTTCGTTTGCAGGCCCGAGCGGTTTCGTGGTGGCCCACGTGGCTGGGGGCATTCTGGCGGCTTGGGTCTTGCGGCGGGACCAGGGGCACCTGTTCCGTAACGACCGCCGCGGGCTCGTACGCGTCGCACTTGCAGGCAGCCTACTTCTGAATCTCGCCATGACGCAGGCCTCTTCGGGCGCGACCCTCGTGGGGCTGCGGCTTTTGGAAGGCATCTGCCACGTGGCGGCGGTCTCGGCGTTGATGGCCAGCGTGCACGGCGCAGCGGCCCTTCGTCGCAAACACACGGCGGGTCTTGGCGCGGTGTTGGTGCTGGGGGTCGCTGCGGGCCTGGGGCTCGGCGGGGTTTTCGTTCACGACGGAAGCCCCACGCGCTGCTTCTCGCTTGCGGCCGGGCTGGCTGCGGTGGCACTGCTCACGTCGATGAAGGTGCCCTCGGCGAGGGGGCAAGGGCTGACCCCTGCACCGTCCGGCTTTCCGTCGGGGGCGTCGTGGGCGCCGGCGCTGGTCGTTGCTGCCGAGCGTTTGGCCATGGGTCTGCTGACCGTGCTGGTGCCGCTTTCGGCCCCTTCGCCCCGACAGGCGGCGTCCCTGCTGGGCAGCCTCATGCTGACGTCCGTGGCGGGCATCCCACTTGCGCGTCGGCTGGCCGATCGCCTGGGAGCTGCGCGGGTGGTGCAGCTGGGCGTGGTGATCTTGTCGTCCGCCCTTCTCGCATCCGGACTGCTTCACCCCTTTTTCGGCAGCGGCGCGGTGGTGTGGGCCGTGGCCGTGGGTCTGGGCGCCGCCGCGGTGTTCTCGGGCGCCCTCATGCAAGTGAGCGAAGGCAGCGAAGCCGAGCGGCTCCGCGGCATGGGGCTCGTGCACGCCTTCGGGGCGCTGGGGTTCTTGATGGGCTCGAGCCTGGCAGGCGTGGCCGCCGCGGTGACCACAGAGGCCACGGCGCTCGAGGGCCTGCTGGCGCTGGGTGCACCGGTGATGTGGGCGGCCTCCCTGGCCTCCCGCCGCCTTGACCGGCCCGCCCCGGCCGCCGCGTGA